The Cygnus atratus isolate AKBS03 ecotype Queensland, Australia chromosome 19, CAtr_DNAZoo_HiC_assembly, whole genome shotgun sequence genome includes a window with the following:
- the GARNL3 gene encoding GTPase-activating Rap/Ran-GAP domain-like protein 3 isoform X20 → MELRSAEAVSSRLLGLTQRSVSEDLGCRRGEFSRKHYGSVELLISSDADGAIQRAGRFRVENGSSDENTEYTPGTWHRTDVHLENPEYYTRWYFKYFLGKVHQNYIGTDAEKNPFFLSVVLSDQNNQRVPQYHSILWRKTGTQKICLPYSPTKTLSVKSILSAMSLEKFEKSPREIFHPEIQKDLLVLEEQEGSVNFKFGVLYAKDGQLTDDEMFSNDDTTGTCSIYTVYQGHEIMFHVSTMLPYSRENKQQVERKRHIGNDIVTIVFQEGEESSPAFKPSMIRSHFTHIFALVRYNKQNDSYRLKIFSEESVPLFGPPLPSPPVFTNHQEFRDFLLVKLINGEKATLETPTFSQKRQRTLDMLIRSLYQDLMPDLHKVNNMLNRRSFSDVLPESPKSTRKKEEARQAEFVRLGQALKLKTTVKGDTPATLATTSFCKKEPWESQSFCSNFPHEVVCADSWGQSLLVSTDAGILLIDDGQPSVQVFDKTLQIKQMHVLEALDLLIARTDKGKDSRLLVFRLSAVQKDIETKQMIRSKYDCRENKLERTKGCHLYAVNTHHGSELRIVVAIRNKLLLITKKYNPCNSVTSSSLLSLPESPVDEFQYIREICLSDPPVVMTLVDGPTGDSDNMICVAYRHQFDLVNESTGESYRLHHVEANKVNFVAAIDVYEDGEAGLLLCYNYVCQYRKVYPFNGGSPFIQSSAYDFHFSWNQVPYAVVCAFPYILAFTTDSIEIRLVVNGNLVHTAVVPELQLVASRSDIYFKATAAVRGSSHSSSKEMSSRSSPQTPTAYEMAECPLSSSEGEIPGKNLYKIPLSNLVGRSIERPLKSPLTPKVITTPTSSGVTSLPVTHSLSLSRMEIKEIASRTRKELLGLLDEPIPKMEGAQKQKKAPRRQSDPKQGAVRSTSSDRLISTSFESFSESRHLSTSSDPDTVANREESSPSSYPFHLTSLYDEDIIDLK, encoded by the exons CTTATATCTAGTGATGCTGATGGAGCCATCCAAAGAGCTGGAAGATTCCGTGTGGAAAATGGCTCCTCTGATGAG AATACAGAATACACTCCAGGAACATGGCACAGAACGGATGTGCATTTGGAAAATCCAGAATATTATACAAGAtggtatttcaaatattttttaggaAAAG ttCATCAAAATTACATAGGTACAGATGCAGAGAAGAACCCTTTCTTTCTGTCCGTTGTACTCTCTGACCAAAATAATCAGCGTGTTCCCCAATACCATTCAattctttggagaaaaaca GGTACTCAGAAAATATGTCTCCCTTACAGTCCCACAAAAACATTATCAGTGAAATCTATATTGAG tgcTATGAGTCTTGAGAAATTTGAGAAGAGCCCAAGGGAAATTTTTCATCCCGAGATACAAAAG GATTTATTGGTTCTTGAAGAGCAAGAG ggatctgtgaattttaaatttGGAGTCCTTTATGCTAAGGATGGGCAGCTTACAGATGATGAAATGTTCAGCAATG ATGATACAACAGGAACCTGTTCCATCTATACAGTTTACCAAGGGCATGAAATTATGTTCCATGTTTCAACCATGCTGCCGTATTCTAGAGAGAACAAGCAGCAG gtagaAAGGAAGCGGCATATTGGAAATGACATTGTCACTATCGTAtttcaggaaggagaagaatCTTCTCCAGCATTCAAGCCATCCATGATTCGCTCTCATTTTACAC ATATTTTTGCCTTAGTGAGATATAATAAGCAGAATGATAGTTACAG gctgaaaatattttcagaagaaagtgtTCCTCTCTTTGGGCCTCCACTTCCATCCCCCCCTGTGTTTACAAATCACCAGGAATTCAGGGATTTTTTGTTAGTGAAAT TAATAAATGGTGAAAAAGCCACCTTGGAAACCCCAACATTTTCTCAAAAACGTCAGCGCACTCTAGACATGCTGATCCGCTCTTTATACCAGGACCTGATGCCTGATCTACACAAGGTAAAT aacaTGCTCAATAGAAGGTCTTTCAGTGATGTGTTGCCAGAGTCCCCAAAATCAACAcggaaaaaagaagaagctcGGCAAGCAGAATTTGTCCGACTTGGTCAG GCGCTGAAATTGAAAACCACTGTGAAAGGGGATACACCAGCTACCCTGGCAACCACCAGCTTTTGTAAAAAGGAG CCTTGGGAGTCCCAATCTTTCTGCAGTAATTTTCCTCATGAGGTTGTCTGTGCAGATTCCTGGGGCCAGTCCTTGTTGGTTTCTACAGATGCTGGCATCTTGTTAATTGATG atggTCAGCCATCAGTTCAAGTATTTGATAAAACGCTCCAAATAAAGCAGATGCATGTGTTGGAAGCTCTGGATCTTTTGATTGCCCGAACAGACAAAG GGAAAGACTCTCGTCTCCTCGTCTTCAGATTGAGTGCTGTCCAAAAAGATatagaaacaaagcagatgatAAGAAGCAAATAtgactgcagagaaaataaattggaGAGAACAAAAG GCTGCCATTTGTATGCCGTTAATACTCACCATGGCAGTGAACTGAGGATTGTTGTGGCTATTCGGAACAAACTACTACTCATCACAAAGAAATACAATCCATGCAACAGTGTaaccagcagctctctgctATCATTACCTGAATCTCCAGTAGACGAGTTCCAGTACATCCGG GAAATATGCCTTTCTGACCCTCCAGTGGTTATGACACTGGTGGATGGACCTACTGGAGACAGTGACAATATGATCTGTGTGGCATATCGGCATCAGTTTGATTTAGTTAATGAGAGTACTGGGGAGTCCTATAGACTGCATCATGTTGAAGCAAACAAA GTTAATTTTGTTGCAGCTATTGATGTATATGAAGATGGTGAAGCTGGCCTACTGTTATGTTATAACT ATGTTTGCCAATATAGAAAGGTGTATCCTTTTAATGGAGGTTCTCCATTCATCCAGTCATCGGCTTATGACTTTCACTTTAGCTGGAATCAAGTTCCTTATGCTGTTG tctGTGCTTTCCCTTATATCCTTGCCTTCACTACTGATTCCATTGAGATCCGATTAGTGGTGAATGGAAACTTAGTCCACACAGCAGTTGTGCCTGAGCTTCAACTTGTAGCATCAAGG tcagatatttattttaaagctactGCTGCAGTAAGGGGATCATCTCATAGCAGTTCTAAGGAAATGAGTTCAAGGAGTTCTCCTCAAACACCGACGGCTTATGAAATGGCAGAAtgtcctctttcttcttcagaag gTGAAATCCCAGGCAAAAACCTGTACAAAATTCCTCTGAGTAATCTAGTTGGGCGAAGCATTGAACGACCTCTGAAGTCACCTTTGACTCCCAAAGTCATCACTACTCCAACATCTAGTGGTGTTACCTCTCTTCCTGTTACTCACTCACTATCCTTATCTCGTatggaaattaaagaaattgcaAGCAGAACACGTAAAGAATTGCTAG GCCTTTTGGATGAACCTATTCCCAAGATGGAAGGtgcacagaagcaaaaaaaggcTCCTCGAAGACAGTCAGATCCCAAGCAGGGAGCGGTAAGATCAACTAGTAGTGACAG ATTAATCTCAACctcttttgaaagcttttctgagAGTCGTCATCTTTCCACTAGTTCAGATCCTGATACTGTAGCAAACAGAGAGGAGAGCTCACCATCTAGCTATCCGTTCCATCTGACTTCTTTATACGATGAGGACATCATTGACTTGAAGTGA
- the GARNL3 gene encoding GTPase-activating Rap/Ran-GAP domain-like protein 3 isoform X21 — MELRSAEAVSSRLLGLTQRSVSEDLGCRRGEFSRKHYGSVELLISSDADGAIQRAGRFRVENGSSDENTEYTPGTWHRTDVHLENPEYYTRWYFKYFLGKVHQNYIGTDAEKNPFFLSVVLSDQNNQRVPQYHSILWRKTGTQKICLPYSPTKTLSVKSILSAMSLEKFEKSPREIFHPEIQKDLLVLEEQEGSVNFKFGVLYAKDGQLTDDEMFSNDDTTGTCSIYTVYQGHEIMFHVSTMLPYSRENKQQVERKRHIGNDIVTIVFQEGEESSPAFKPSMIRSHFTHIFALVRYNKQNDSYRLKIFSEESVPLFGPPLPSPPVFTNHQEFRDFLLVKLINGEKATLETPTFSQKRQRTLDMLIRSLYQDLMPDLHKNMLNRRSFSDVLPESPKSTRKKEEARQAEFVRLGQALKLKTTVKGDTPATLATTSFCKKEPWESQSFCSNFPHEVVCADSWGQSLLVSTDAGILLIDDGQPSVQVFDKTLQIKQMHVLEALDLLIARTDKGKDSRLLVFRLSAVQKDIETKQMIRSKYDCRENKLERTKGCHLYAVNTHHGSELRIVVAIRNKLLLITKKYNPCNSVTSSSLLSLPESPVDEFQYIREICLSDPPVVMTLVDGPTGDSDNMICVAYRHQFDLVNESTGESYRLHHVEANKVNFVAAIDVYEDGEAGLLLCYNYVCQYRKVYPFNGGSPFIQSSAYDFHFSWNQVPYAVVCAFPYILAFTTDSIEIRLVVNGNLVHTAVVPELQLVASRSDIYFKATAAVRGSSHSSSKEMSSRSSPQTPTAYEMAECPLSSSEGEIPGKNLYKIPLSNLVGRSIERPLKSPLTPKVITTPTSSGVTSLPVTHSLSLSRMEIKEIASRTRKELLGLLDEPIPKMEGAQKQKKAPRRQSDPKQGAVRSTSSDRLISTSFESFSESRHLSTSSDPDTVANREESSPSSYPFHLTSLYDEDIIDLK; from the exons CTTATATCTAGTGATGCTGATGGAGCCATCCAAAGAGCTGGAAGATTCCGTGTGGAAAATGGCTCCTCTGATGAG AATACAGAATACACTCCAGGAACATGGCACAGAACGGATGTGCATTTGGAAAATCCAGAATATTATACAAGAtggtatttcaaatattttttaggaAAAG ttCATCAAAATTACATAGGTACAGATGCAGAGAAGAACCCTTTCTTTCTGTCCGTTGTACTCTCTGACCAAAATAATCAGCGTGTTCCCCAATACCATTCAattctttggagaaaaaca GGTACTCAGAAAATATGTCTCCCTTACAGTCCCACAAAAACATTATCAGTGAAATCTATATTGAG tgcTATGAGTCTTGAGAAATTTGAGAAGAGCCCAAGGGAAATTTTTCATCCCGAGATACAAAAG GATTTATTGGTTCTTGAAGAGCAAGAG ggatctgtgaattttaaatttGGAGTCCTTTATGCTAAGGATGGGCAGCTTACAGATGATGAAATGTTCAGCAATG ATGATACAACAGGAACCTGTTCCATCTATACAGTTTACCAAGGGCATGAAATTATGTTCCATGTTTCAACCATGCTGCCGTATTCTAGAGAGAACAAGCAGCAG gtagaAAGGAAGCGGCATATTGGAAATGACATTGTCACTATCGTAtttcaggaaggagaagaatCTTCTCCAGCATTCAAGCCATCCATGATTCGCTCTCATTTTACAC ATATTTTTGCCTTAGTGAGATATAATAAGCAGAATGATAGTTACAG gctgaaaatattttcagaagaaagtgtTCCTCTCTTTGGGCCTCCACTTCCATCCCCCCCTGTGTTTACAAATCACCAGGAATTCAGGGATTTTTTGTTAGTGAAAT TAATAAATGGTGAAAAAGCCACCTTGGAAACCCCAACATTTTCTCAAAAACGTCAGCGCACTCTAGACATGCTGATCCGCTCTTTATACCAGGACCTGATGCCTGATCTACACAAG aacaTGCTCAATAGAAGGTCTTTCAGTGATGTGTTGCCAGAGTCCCCAAAATCAACAcggaaaaaagaagaagctcGGCAAGCAGAATTTGTCCGACTTGGTCAG GCGCTGAAATTGAAAACCACTGTGAAAGGGGATACACCAGCTACCCTGGCAACCACCAGCTTTTGTAAAAAGGAG CCTTGGGAGTCCCAATCTTTCTGCAGTAATTTTCCTCATGAGGTTGTCTGTGCAGATTCCTGGGGCCAGTCCTTGTTGGTTTCTACAGATGCTGGCATCTTGTTAATTGATG atggTCAGCCATCAGTTCAAGTATTTGATAAAACGCTCCAAATAAAGCAGATGCATGTGTTGGAAGCTCTGGATCTTTTGATTGCCCGAACAGACAAAG GGAAAGACTCTCGTCTCCTCGTCTTCAGATTGAGTGCTGTCCAAAAAGATatagaaacaaagcagatgatAAGAAGCAAATAtgactgcagagaaaataaattggaGAGAACAAAAG GCTGCCATTTGTATGCCGTTAATACTCACCATGGCAGTGAACTGAGGATTGTTGTGGCTATTCGGAACAAACTACTACTCATCACAAAGAAATACAATCCATGCAACAGTGTaaccagcagctctctgctATCATTACCTGAATCTCCAGTAGACGAGTTCCAGTACATCCGG GAAATATGCCTTTCTGACCCTCCAGTGGTTATGACACTGGTGGATGGACCTACTGGAGACAGTGACAATATGATCTGTGTGGCATATCGGCATCAGTTTGATTTAGTTAATGAGAGTACTGGGGAGTCCTATAGACTGCATCATGTTGAAGCAAACAAA GTTAATTTTGTTGCAGCTATTGATGTATATGAAGATGGTGAAGCTGGCCTACTGTTATGTTATAACT ATGTTTGCCAATATAGAAAGGTGTATCCTTTTAATGGAGGTTCTCCATTCATCCAGTCATCGGCTTATGACTTTCACTTTAGCTGGAATCAAGTTCCTTATGCTGTTG tctGTGCTTTCCCTTATATCCTTGCCTTCACTACTGATTCCATTGAGATCCGATTAGTGGTGAATGGAAACTTAGTCCACACAGCAGTTGTGCCTGAGCTTCAACTTGTAGCATCAAGG tcagatatttattttaaagctactGCTGCAGTAAGGGGATCATCTCATAGCAGTTCTAAGGAAATGAGTTCAAGGAGTTCTCCTCAAACACCGACGGCTTATGAAATGGCAGAAtgtcctctttcttcttcagaag gTGAAATCCCAGGCAAAAACCTGTACAAAATTCCTCTGAGTAATCTAGTTGGGCGAAGCATTGAACGACCTCTGAAGTCACCTTTGACTCCCAAAGTCATCACTACTCCAACATCTAGTGGTGTTACCTCTCTTCCTGTTACTCACTCACTATCCTTATCTCGTatggaaattaaagaaattgcaAGCAGAACACGTAAAGAATTGCTAG GCCTTTTGGATGAACCTATTCCCAAGATGGAAGGtgcacagaagcaaaaaaaggcTCCTCGAAGACAGTCAGATCCCAAGCAGGGAGCGGTAAGATCAACTAGTAGTGACAG ATTAATCTCAACctcttttgaaagcttttctgagAGTCGTCATCTTTCCACTAGTTCAGATCCTGATACTGTAGCAAACAGAGAGGAGAGCTCACCATCTAGCTATCCGTTCCATCTGACTTCTTTATACGATGAGGACATCATTGACTTGAAGTGA
- the GARNL3 gene encoding GTPase-activating Rap/Ran-GAP domain-like protein 3 isoform X40 — protein MELRSAEAVSSRLLGLTQRSVSEDLGCRRGEFSRKHYGSVELLISSDADGAIQRAGRFRVENGSSDENTEYTPGTWHRTDVHLENPEYYTRWYFKYFLGKVHQNYIGTDAEKNPFFLSVVLSDQNNQRVPQYHSILWRKTGTQKICLPYSPTKTLSVKSILSAMSLEKFEKSPREIFHPEIQKDLLVLEEQEGSVNFKFGVLYAKDGQLTDDEMFSNDDTTGTCSIYTVYQGHEIMFHVSTMLPYSRENKQQVERKRHIGNDIVTIVFQEGEESSPAFKPSMIRSHFTHIFALVRYNKQNDSYRLKIFSEESVPLFGPPLPSPPVFTNHQEFRDFLLVKLINGEKATLETPTFSQKRQRTLDMLIRSLYQDLMPDLHKNMLNRRSFSDVLPESPKSTRKKEEARQAEFVRLGQALKLKTTVKGDTPATLATTSFCKKEPWESQSFCSNFPHEVVCADSWGQSLLVSTDAGILLIDDGQPSVQVFDKTLQIKQMHVLEALDLLIARTDKGCHLYAVNTHHGSELRIVVAIRNKLLLITKKYNPCNSVTSSSLLSLPESPVDEFQYIREICLSDPPVVMTLVDGPTGDSDNMICVAYRHQFDLVNESTGESYRLHHVEANKVNFVAAIDVYEDGEAGLLLCYNYVCQYRKVYPFNGGSPFIQSSAYDFHFSWNQVPYAVVCAFPYILAFTTDSIEIRLVVNGNLVHTAVVPELQLVASRSDIYFKATAAVRGSSHSSSKEMSSRSSPQTPTAYEMAECPLSSSEGEIPGKNLYKIPLSNLVGRSIERPLKSPLTPKVITTPTSSGVTSLPVTHSLSLSRMEIKEIASRTRKELLGLLDEPIPKMEGAQKQKKAPRRQSDPKQGAVRSTSSDRLISTSFESFSESRHLSTSSDPDTVANREESSPSSYPFHLTSLYDEDIIDLK, from the exons CTTATATCTAGTGATGCTGATGGAGCCATCCAAAGAGCTGGAAGATTCCGTGTGGAAAATGGCTCCTCTGATGAG AATACAGAATACACTCCAGGAACATGGCACAGAACGGATGTGCATTTGGAAAATCCAGAATATTATACAAGAtggtatttcaaatattttttaggaAAAG ttCATCAAAATTACATAGGTACAGATGCAGAGAAGAACCCTTTCTTTCTGTCCGTTGTACTCTCTGACCAAAATAATCAGCGTGTTCCCCAATACCATTCAattctttggagaaaaaca GGTACTCAGAAAATATGTCTCCCTTACAGTCCCACAAAAACATTATCAGTGAAATCTATATTGAG tgcTATGAGTCTTGAGAAATTTGAGAAGAGCCCAAGGGAAATTTTTCATCCCGAGATACAAAAG GATTTATTGGTTCTTGAAGAGCAAGAG ggatctgtgaattttaaatttGGAGTCCTTTATGCTAAGGATGGGCAGCTTACAGATGATGAAATGTTCAGCAATG ATGATACAACAGGAACCTGTTCCATCTATACAGTTTACCAAGGGCATGAAATTATGTTCCATGTTTCAACCATGCTGCCGTATTCTAGAGAGAACAAGCAGCAG gtagaAAGGAAGCGGCATATTGGAAATGACATTGTCACTATCGTAtttcaggaaggagaagaatCTTCTCCAGCATTCAAGCCATCCATGATTCGCTCTCATTTTACAC ATATTTTTGCCTTAGTGAGATATAATAAGCAGAATGATAGTTACAG gctgaaaatattttcagaagaaagtgtTCCTCTCTTTGGGCCTCCACTTCCATCCCCCCCTGTGTTTACAAATCACCAGGAATTCAGGGATTTTTTGTTAGTGAAAT TAATAAATGGTGAAAAAGCCACCTTGGAAACCCCAACATTTTCTCAAAAACGTCAGCGCACTCTAGACATGCTGATCCGCTCTTTATACCAGGACCTGATGCCTGATCTACACAAG aacaTGCTCAATAGAAGGTCTTTCAGTGATGTGTTGCCAGAGTCCCCAAAATCAACAcggaaaaaagaagaagctcGGCAAGCAGAATTTGTCCGACTTGGTCAG GCGCTGAAATTGAAAACCACTGTGAAAGGGGATACACCAGCTACCCTGGCAACCACCAGCTTTTGTAAAAAGGAG CCTTGGGAGTCCCAATCTTTCTGCAGTAATTTTCCTCATGAGGTTGTCTGTGCAGATTCCTGGGGCCAGTCCTTGTTGGTTTCTACAGATGCTGGCATCTTGTTAATTGATG atggTCAGCCATCAGTTCAAGTATTTGATAAAACGCTCCAAATAAAGCAGATGCATGTGTTGGAAGCTCTGGATCTTTTGATTGCCCGAACAGACAAAG GCTGCCATTTGTATGCCGTTAATACTCACCATGGCAGTGAACTGAGGATTGTTGTGGCTATTCGGAACAAACTACTACTCATCACAAAGAAATACAATCCATGCAACAGTGTaaccagcagctctctgctATCATTACCTGAATCTCCAGTAGACGAGTTCCAGTACATCCGG GAAATATGCCTTTCTGACCCTCCAGTGGTTATGACACTGGTGGATGGACCTACTGGAGACAGTGACAATATGATCTGTGTGGCATATCGGCATCAGTTTGATTTAGTTAATGAGAGTACTGGGGAGTCCTATAGACTGCATCATGTTGAAGCAAACAAA GTTAATTTTGTTGCAGCTATTGATGTATATGAAGATGGTGAAGCTGGCCTACTGTTATGTTATAACT ATGTTTGCCAATATAGAAAGGTGTATCCTTTTAATGGAGGTTCTCCATTCATCCAGTCATCGGCTTATGACTTTCACTTTAGCTGGAATCAAGTTCCTTATGCTGTTG tctGTGCTTTCCCTTATATCCTTGCCTTCACTACTGATTCCATTGAGATCCGATTAGTGGTGAATGGAAACTTAGTCCACACAGCAGTTGTGCCTGAGCTTCAACTTGTAGCATCAAGG tcagatatttattttaaagctactGCTGCAGTAAGGGGATCATCTCATAGCAGTTCTAAGGAAATGAGTTCAAGGAGTTCTCCTCAAACACCGACGGCTTATGAAATGGCAGAAtgtcctctttcttcttcagaag gTGAAATCCCAGGCAAAAACCTGTACAAAATTCCTCTGAGTAATCTAGTTGGGCGAAGCATTGAACGACCTCTGAAGTCACCTTTGACTCCCAAAGTCATCACTACTCCAACATCTAGTGGTGTTACCTCTCTTCCTGTTACTCACTCACTATCCTTATCTCGTatggaaattaaagaaattgcaAGCAGAACACGTAAAGAATTGCTAG GCCTTTTGGATGAACCTATTCCCAAGATGGAAGGtgcacagaagcaaaaaaaggcTCCTCGAAGACAGTCAGATCCCAAGCAGGGAGCGGTAAGATCAACTAGTAGTGACAG ATTAATCTCAACctcttttgaaagcttttctgagAGTCGTCATCTTTCCACTAGTTCAGATCCTGATACTGTAGCAAACAGAGAGGAGAGCTCACCATCTAGCTATCCGTTCCATCTGACTTCTTTATACGATGAGGACATCATTGACTTGAAGTGA
- the GARNL3 gene encoding GTPase-activating Rap/Ran-GAP domain-like protein 3 isoform X41 produces MELRSAEAVSSRLLGLTQRSVSEDLGCRRGEFSRKHYGSVELLISSDADGAIQRAGRFRVENGSSDENTEYTPGTWHRTDVHLENPEYYTRWYFKYFLGKGTDAEKNPFFLSVVLSDQNNQRVPQYHSILWRKTGTQKICLPYSPTKTLSVKSILSAMSLEKFEKSPREIFHPEIQKDLLVLEEQEVNGSVNFKFGVLYAKDGQLTDDEMFSNDDTTGTCSIYTVYQGHEIMFHVSTMLPYSRENKQQVERKRHIGNDIVTIVFQEGEESSPAFKPSMIRSHFTHIFALVRYNKQNDSYRLKIFSEESVPLFGPPLPSPPVFTNHQEFRDFLLVKLINGEKATLETPTFSQKRQRTLDMLIRSLYQDLMPDLHKVNNMLNRRSFSDVLPESPKSTRKKEEARQAEFVRLGQALKLKTTVKGDTPATLATTSFCKKEPWESQSFCSNFPHEVVCADSWGQSLLVSTDAGILLIDDGQPSVQVFDKTLQIKQMHVLEALDLLIARTDKGCHLYAVNTHHGSELRIVVAIRNKLLLITKKYNPCNSVTSSSLLSLPESPVDEFQYIREICLSDPPVVMTLVDGPTGDSDNMICVAYRHQFDLVNESTGESYRLHHVEANKVNFVAAIDVYEDGEAGLLLCYNYVCQYRKVYPFNGGSPFIQSSAYDFHFSWNQVPYAVVCAFPYILAFTTDSIEIRLVVNGNLVHTAVVPELQLVASRSDIYFKATAAVRGSSHSSSKEMSSRSSPQTPTAYEMAECPLSSSEGEIPGKNLYKIPLSNLVGRSIERPLKSPLTPKVITTPTSSGVTSLPVTHSLSLSRMEIKEIASRTRKELLGLLDEPIPKMEGAQKQKKAPRRQSDPKQGAVRSTSSDRLISTSFESFSESRHLSTSSDPDTVANREESSPSSYPFHLTSLYDEDIIDLK; encoded by the exons CTTATATCTAGTGATGCTGATGGAGCCATCCAAAGAGCTGGAAGATTCCGTGTGGAAAATGGCTCCTCTGATGAG AATACAGAATACACTCCAGGAACATGGCACAGAACGGATGTGCATTTGGAAAATCCAGAATATTATACAAGAtggtatttcaaatattttttaggaAAAG GTACAGATGCAGAGAAGAACCCTTTCTTTCTGTCCGTTGTACTCTCTGACCAAAATAATCAGCGTGTTCCCCAATACCATTCAattctttggagaaaaaca GGTACTCAGAAAATATGTCTCCCTTACAGTCCCACAAAAACATTATCAGTGAAATCTATATTGAG tgcTATGAGTCTTGAGAAATTTGAGAAGAGCCCAAGGGAAATTTTTCATCCCGAGATACAAAAG GATTTATTGGTTCTTGAAGAGCAAGAGGTAAAT ggatctgtgaattttaaatttGGAGTCCTTTATGCTAAGGATGGGCAGCTTACAGATGATGAAATGTTCAGCAATG ATGATACAACAGGAACCTGTTCCATCTATACAGTTTACCAAGGGCATGAAATTATGTTCCATGTTTCAACCATGCTGCCGTATTCTAGAGAGAACAAGCAGCAG gtagaAAGGAAGCGGCATATTGGAAATGACATTGTCACTATCGTAtttcaggaaggagaagaatCTTCTCCAGCATTCAAGCCATCCATGATTCGCTCTCATTTTACAC ATATTTTTGCCTTAGTGAGATATAATAAGCAGAATGATAGTTACAG gctgaaaatattttcagaagaaagtgtTCCTCTCTTTGGGCCTCCACTTCCATCCCCCCCTGTGTTTACAAATCACCAGGAATTCAGGGATTTTTTGTTAGTGAAAT TAATAAATGGTGAAAAAGCCACCTTGGAAACCCCAACATTTTCTCAAAAACGTCAGCGCACTCTAGACATGCTGATCCGCTCTTTATACCAGGACCTGATGCCTGATCTACACAAGGTAAAT aacaTGCTCAATAGAAGGTCTTTCAGTGATGTGTTGCCAGAGTCCCCAAAATCAACAcggaaaaaagaagaagctcGGCAAGCAGAATTTGTCCGACTTGGTCAG GCGCTGAAATTGAAAACCACTGTGAAAGGGGATACACCAGCTACCCTGGCAACCACCAGCTTTTGTAAAAAGGAG CCTTGGGAGTCCCAATCTTTCTGCAGTAATTTTCCTCATGAGGTTGTCTGTGCAGATTCCTGGGGCCAGTCCTTGTTGGTTTCTACAGATGCTGGCATCTTGTTAATTGATG atggTCAGCCATCAGTTCAAGTATTTGATAAAACGCTCCAAATAAAGCAGATGCATGTGTTGGAAGCTCTGGATCTTTTGATTGCCCGAACAGACAAAG GCTGCCATTTGTATGCCGTTAATACTCACCATGGCAGTGAACTGAGGATTGTTGTGGCTATTCGGAACAAACTACTACTCATCACAAAGAAATACAATCCATGCAACAGTGTaaccagcagctctctgctATCATTACCTGAATCTCCAGTAGACGAGTTCCAGTACATCCGG GAAATATGCCTTTCTGACCCTCCAGTGGTTATGACACTGGTGGATGGACCTACTGGAGACAGTGACAATATGATCTGTGTGGCATATCGGCATCAGTTTGATTTAGTTAATGAGAGTACTGGGGAGTCCTATAGACTGCATCATGTTGAAGCAAACAAA GTTAATTTTGTTGCAGCTATTGATGTATATGAAGATGGTGAAGCTGGCCTACTGTTATGTTATAACT ATGTTTGCCAATATAGAAAGGTGTATCCTTTTAATGGAGGTTCTCCATTCATCCAGTCATCGGCTTATGACTTTCACTTTAGCTGGAATCAAGTTCCTTATGCTGTTG tctGTGCTTTCCCTTATATCCTTGCCTTCACTACTGATTCCATTGAGATCCGATTAGTGGTGAATGGAAACTTAGTCCACACAGCAGTTGTGCCTGAGCTTCAACTTGTAGCATCAAGG tcagatatttattttaaagctactGCTGCAGTAAGGGGATCATCTCATAGCAGTTCTAAGGAAATGAGTTCAAGGAGTTCTCCTCAAACACCGACGGCTTATGAAATGGCAGAAtgtcctctttcttcttcagaag gTGAAATCCCAGGCAAAAACCTGTACAAAATTCCTCTGAGTAATCTAGTTGGGCGAAGCATTGAACGACCTCTGAAGTCACCTTTGACTCCCAAAGTCATCACTACTCCAACATCTAGTGGTGTTACCTCTCTTCCTGTTACTCACTCACTATCCTTATCTCGTatggaaattaaagaaattgcaAGCAGAACACGTAAAGAATTGCTAG GCCTTTTGGATGAACCTATTCCCAAGATGGAAGGtgcacagaagcaaaaaaaggcTCCTCGAAGACAGTCAGATCCCAAGCAGGGAGCGGTAAGATCAACTAGTAGTGACAG ATTAATCTCAACctcttttgaaagcttttctgagAGTCGTCATCTTTCCACTAGTTCAGATCCTGATACTGTAGCAAACAGAGAGGAGAGCTCACCATCTAGCTATCCGTTCCATCTGACTTCTTTATACGATGAGGACATCATTGACTTGAAGTGA